A part of Leifsonia xyli subsp. xyli str. CTCB07 genomic DNA contains:
- a CDS encoding ATP-binding cassette domain-containing protein, translated as MTGLTGRLGLFRRPGANEWEAVADALDRVRMTGLANRPVGQLSGGQRQRVLVARALALRPSLLLFDEPFTGLDMPTQEILGDLFTQLARENRAVLMTTHDLASALYSCDRLALLNRTVIATGSPAELTARPEAWMAAFGVDPGSPLLRILNVA; from the coding sequence ATGACCGGCCTCACCGGCCGGCTGGGCCTGTTCCGCCGCCCCGGAGCGAACGAGTGGGAGGCGGTCGCCGACGCCCTCGACCGGGTTCGCATGACCGGCCTCGCCAACCGCCCCGTCGGGCAGCTCTCCGGAGGGCAGCGCCAACGTGTCCTCGTGGCCCGCGCCCTCGCCCTGCGCCCTTCCCTCCTACTGTTCGACGAGCCGTTCACCGGCCTCGATATGCCCACCCAGGAGATCCTCGGCGACCTGTTCACCCAGCTGGCCCGTGAGAACCGGGCCGTGCTGATGACCACCCACGACCTCGCCTCCGCCCTCTACAGCTGCGACCGTCTCGCTCTCCTGAATCGCACCGTCATCGCCACCGGCAGCCCGGCCGAGCTGACCGCGCGCCCGGAGGCCTGGATGGCCGCCTTCGGCGTCGACCCCGGCAGTCCGCTGCTGCGCATCCTGAACGTCGCGTGA